In Humulus lupulus chromosome 6, drHumLupu1.1, whole genome shotgun sequence, a single genomic region encodes these proteins:
- the LOC133785711 gene encoding adenosine kinase 2-like, giving the protein MVAYNYLPYMDYVFGNETEARTFARVRGWETENVEEIAVKISQLPKESGTHKRITVITQGADPVVVAEDVKVKLFPVILLPKEKLVDTNGAGDAFVGGFLSQLVKKKPIEDCVKAGCYVANVIIQRSGCTYPEKPNFN; this is encoded by the exons ATGGTGGCATAT AATTATTTGCCATACATGGATTACGTTTTTGGAAATGAGACTGAAGCAAGAACCTTTGCAAGGGTTCGTGGCTGGGAGACTGAAAATGTTGAAGAGATTGCTGTCAAGATTTCCCAATTGCCCAAGGAATCAGGTACACACAAGAGGATTACTGTTATCACTCAAGGTGCAGATCCTGTTGTAGTTGCTGAGGATGTGAAGGTCAAATTGTTCCCTGTTATTTTATTACCCAAGGAGAAGCTTGTTGACACCAATGGAGCAGGGGATGCGTTTGTTGGGGGATTTTTGTCACAGCTGGTGAAGAAGAAGCCAATTGAAGATTGTGTGAAAGCTGGCTGTTATGTAGCAAATGTTATCATTCAGAGGTCAGGATGCACATACCCCGAAAAGCCAAATTTCAATTAG